In one window of Juglans regia cultivar Chandler chromosome 3, Walnut 2.0, whole genome shotgun sequence DNA:
- the LOC118347955 gene encoding carotene epsilon-monooxygenase, chloroplastic-like, with product MSSSLSTSSVFRTPPLLKPTFTTSTTIFSSKPPPYQFLTINSSLNNNNNSSNNNNKSNKTSSWVSPDWLTSLTRSLTLSKDDDSGIPIASAKLEDVSDLLGGALFLPLFKWMNDYGPIYRLAAGPRNFVVVSDPTIAKHVLRNYGRYSKGLVSEVSEFLFGSGFAIAEGPLWTARRRAVVPSLHKKYLSVMVDRVFCKCAERLVEKLKLDALSGSPVNMEENFSQLTLDVIGLSVFNYNFDSLTTDSPVIDAVYTALKEAEARSTDILPYWKVKALCKIIPRQIKAEKAVTVIRRTVEELIEKCKDMVEAEGERINEEEYVNDADPSILRFLLASREEVSSVQLRDDLLSMLVAGHETTGSVLTWTLYLLSKDSTSLVKAQEEVDRVLQGRPPAYEDIKDLKFLTRCIIESLRLYPHPPVLLRRAQVADVLPGAFKVNAGQDIMISVYNIHHSSQVWEKAEEFVPERFDLEGPIPNETNTDFRFIPFSGGPRKCVGDQFALLEAIVALAIFLQHMNFELVPNQNISMTTGATIHTANGLYMKLSQRQTKAAFASLSSR from the exons ATGTCTTCCTCCCTCTCTACCTCCTCTGTCTTCCGAACCCCTCCTCTCCTCAAACCCACCTTCACCACCAGTACTACCATTTTCTCTTCCAAACCCCCACCTTATCAATTCCTCACCATCAATTCCTCcctcaacaacaacaacaacagcagcaacaacaacaacaaaagcaACAAAACAAGTTCCTGGGTAAGCCCTGACTGGCTCACCTCACTCACTCGGTCTTTAACGTTGAGCAAAGACGATGACTCCGGCATTCCCATCGCCAGCGCCAAGCTCGAGGACGTGTCTGATCTTCTGGGCGGTGCACTTTTCCTCCCACTGTTCAAATGGATGAACGATTACGGACCCATCTACCGGCTCGCTGCGGGGCCTAGAAACTTCGTGGTGGTTAGCGACCCTACCATTGCTAAGCATGTGCTGAGGAACTATGGGAGGTATTCCAAGGGTCTTGTGTCTGAGGTCTCCGAGTTCTTGTTTGGGTCGGGTTTTGCCATTGCCGAAGGCCCGCTTTGGACG GCAAGGCGTAGGGCTGTGGTGCCATCACTTCACAAAAAGTATTTGTCAGTGATGGTTGATCGAGTGTTTTGCAAATGCGCTGAGAGATTGGTGGAAAAGCTCAAGCTCGATGCTTTAAGTGGCAGTCCTGTAAACATGGAGGAAAACTTTTCTCAATTAACTCTTGATGTTATAGGTCTGTCTGTATTCAACTATAATTTTGATTCACTTACCACTGATAGCCCTGTGATTGATGCAGTTTACACTGCATTGAAAGAGGCAGAGGCTCGTTCGACTGATATATTACCATATTGGAAG GTTAAAGCTCTTTGTAAAATAATCCCAAGACAAATAAAAGCTGAAAAAGCGGTTACTGTGATAAGGAGAACTGTTGAAGAACTTATTGAAAAGTGCAAAGATATGGTGGAAGCCGAGGGAGAAAGAATAAATGAGGAGGAATATGTAAATGACGCTGATCCAAGCATTCTTCGCTTCTTGCTTGCAAGCAGAGAAGAG GTTTCAAGTGTACAACTACGAGATGACCTATTGTCAATGTTAGTTGCTGGTCATGAGACTACTGGTTCAGTGTTGACGTGGACACTCTATCTTCTGAGTAAG GACTCGACTTCATTGGTGAAAGCACAAGAGGAAGTTGACAGAGTTCTACAAGGAAGACCTCCTGCTTATGAAGATATTAAGGATCTAAAGTTCTTGACCCGCTGCATAATTGAGTCACTCCGTCTATATCCACATCCTCCT GTCTTATTAAGAAGAGCTCAAGTTGCTGACGTGCTTCCTGGAGCTTTCAAGGTTAATGCTGGTCAAGACATTATGATTTCTGTATATAATATCCATCATTCCTCACAG GTCTGGGAGAAAGCTGAAGAGTTTGTGCCAGAAAGATTTGACTTAGAAGGCCCAATACCTAACGAAACGAATACAGATTTCAG ATTCATTCCATTCAGCGGTGGGCCCAGAAAGTGTGTTGGTGATCAGTTTGCTTTGCTGGAAGCTATTGTTGCTCTCGCAATCTTTTTGCAGCACATGAACTTTGAGCTGGTTCCTAACCAAAACATTAGCATGACTACTGGAGCAACAATACATACAGCAAAC GGCTTGTACATGAAGCTGAGTCAACGACAAACAAAAGCTGCATTTGCTTCCTTGTCTTCTAGGTAA
- the LOC108985264 gene encoding protein DMR6-LIKE OXYGENASE 1, with translation MSPTMAVTTETKEENDTPDSEYQKGIKHLWENGINRVPKKYILPPCDRPITEDGVLNHVSEQNLKLPIIDFAELMQGANRPQVLESLANACEQYGFFQLVNHGIPSDVISSMIDVCTRFFELPFEERSKYMSSDMQAPVRYGTSFNQKKDNVFCWRDFLKLMCHPLSDVLPHWPSSPMDLRKLAATYATETKYLFLMLMEAIVESLGLVGIADEKKKTEEEEEEDDILKDLQEGSQLMVANCYPPCPEPNLTLGMPPHSDYGFLTLLLQDEVEGLQIQFQEKWITVQPIANSFVVNIGDHLEIFSNGKYKSVLHRVSVNPMKPRISVASLHSLPFQSMVRPSPKLINEANPRRFKDTDFASFLDYISSSEPKRKNFLDSRKLLD, from the exons ATGTCTCCTACGATGGCTGTAACAACTGAAACAAAGGAGGAGAATGATACGCCAGATAGCGAGTACCAAAAAGGAATAAAGCACCTCTGGGAAAATGGCATAAACAGAGTTCCCAAGAAGTACATATTACCCCCCTGCGATCGACCCATTACTGAAGACGGGGTGCTAAATCATGTATCCGAGCAAAATCTTAAGCTGCCCATCATTGATTTCGCAGAACTAATGCAAGGTGCCAACCGGCCTCAAGTCCTCGAGTCCCTCGCTAATGCTTGCGAACAATACGGTTTTTTTCAG CTGGTAAACCATGGCATTCCAAGCGATGTTATAAGCAGCATGATTGACGTTTGTACAAGGTTTTTCGAGCTGCCATTTGAGGAAAGATCAAAGTACATGTCTTCGGATATGCAAGCGCCGGTCCGATATGGAACCAGCTTTAACCAGAAGAAAGATAATGTGTTTTGTTGGAGAGACTTCTTGAAGCTAATGTGCCATCCCCTATCAGATGTCCTCCCACATTGGCCTTCTTCTCCTATGGACCTGAG GAAATTGGCGGCTACCTACGCAACAGAAACCAAATACTTGTTTCTAATGCTAATGGAGGCCATCGTGGAGAGCTTAGGACTTGTGGGAATCGcggatgagaagaagaagacagaggaagaagaagaagaagatgacataTTAAAAGACTTACAAGAAGGAAGCCAGTTAATGGTTGCCAATTGCTACCCGCCATGTCCAGAACCCAATTTAACCCTGGGAATGCCACCGCATTCCGACTATGGATTCCTCACACTTCTTCTCCAAGATGAGGTTGAGGGCCTACAAATACAATTCCAAGAAAAATGGATTACTGTCCAACCAATTGCTAATTCATTTGTTGTCAACATTGGTGATCATCTAGAG ATATTTAGCAACGGAAAATACAAGAGCGTTTTACATAGAGTATCTGTGAACCCTATGAAACCTCGAATATCGGTGGCTTCTTTGCATAGCCTTCCTTTCCAGAGCATGGTTAGGCCGTCGCCTAAACTGATCAACGAAGCGAATCCAAGGCGTTTCAAGGACACCGACTTTGCTAGTTTTCTCGACTACATTTCATCTTCTGAGCCCAAGAGGAAGAATTTCTTGGATTCTAGGAAATTATTGGAttaa